In Streptomyces sp. NBC_01381, the sequence ACGGGGATGATGTCCTCGTCGGTGACCAGGCGCGGTATCCCCGCCGCGTCGCAGTAGTCGACGAGGTTGTGGCCGCGCTGCGGCGCGTCGATGTTCGACGCCGCGGGCGTCGACTTCAGGAGCATCCCCGCGGGCATATGGGCGCGCCAACTGACCATGGGCTCGCCGAAGATCCGCACCGGGATGCCGCGGGCCCGTAGATGGGCCGCGGTGGACAGGCCGAACGGGCCCGCCCCGATGATTGCTACTGGCTGGATCACGAAGTCCCTCCCCAGGACGTCACTTGTTGCGTGTGCCTACTTCGTGTGGTGCTGGATTCAGTTGTGTGGTGCCGGGGTGTGTGATGGCGGGATCAACTCGTCGTGCTCCCCCGCCGGTTCGTGCGCCAGAGCTGGTACAGATGCTTGGCCCCCGGCCGTACGAACCTCGCGAGCATCGTGAAGAACGGCTTCATGTCGTCCGCCGCGAGCCACGCCAGTTCCGTGCCGCTCGCGCGGGCGGGCGCGTGCGGCGTCGTATATCCGCTGCGGCGGTAGGCGAGGAGAGCGGGCAGGTCGATGTTCTCCACGACGTACCGATGACCGGCGCGCTGTTCCCCCTCCGGGACAGAGCGGCCTGTCAGGTGCAGATGCATCGCACGGACGACGTCGATCCCGGACTCGCTCTCGAAGAGCCGGAACTGGGCGCCCATGCGCGGGTTGAAGTCGAGCAGTTTGTACTGACCGTCGCGCCGGTCGAAGCGCAGGTCGAGGTCGATGATTCCGGTGAAGCCGATCTGCTTGATGAAACGTGCGGCGAGGTCCGCGAGTTCCGGATTGTCGACGACGTACGCATTCGCCGTCATCCCCGCGTGCGGCGGCCAGGAGCGCACCTTGACGCCCGTGAACATCGCGAGCGGCGTCGAGTCCGCGTCGAAGTACGCGTGCACGATCCAGTCCTCGGCCTGCTCGCGGGGCAGATACTCCTGGAGGATCACACCGGGGCGCGCGCCCCAGTCGCGGGCCAGGCTGAGCAGGCCGTCCGGGGTCTCTATGCGCGTCGTTCCGTTCACCGCGGGTCTGGTGCGGCGGGTGAACGCCTCGCGGTTCTTGGCGACCACCGGGAAGGCCGCCGCGGCGGCGAACTCCTCGATGTCCCCGAGGCTTTCGGGGAAGGCCGCCGCGGGCGACGCGATGCCGTGCTCCACGCACAGCTCGTGCAGGCCCTGCTTGCTGGCGAGGCGGCGAGGCAACTCCGGCTCCACGCGCGGGAACAGGAACCCCGCGTCACCGAGCGGCTGCTGGTGCTCGGCGATGAGGACGGCCGCCTCCTCGTCGGTCGGGATCAGGACCGTGGGCCTGCCGATCCGGCGGGCGACGCGCAGCAGCCCGTCGACGAGCCGCTCCGGCTCCTCAGCCCCTGTGGTCGGCCAGGGGAAGGCTCCGGTGAGGTGACGCGAGACCGCCGCGGGCGTGTAACGGTCCTCCGTGATCGCATACATGGGCACGCCGAGACGCCCCAGGCTGCGGATGGCGCCGACGCCGCCGTGGTGCAGCGGATAGTTGCCGAACTTTACGATCAGGCCGGGCACGTCCCGGTCCGCCGCCACGGGCACGCTGTCGTTCGTCCTGGCCACGGGTCCCCCCACGTGTCCTTCCGTCTGACCCGGACCCACCCCGTCCGCGTCCCCCAAAGGAAGCTAAGCCGGAATTGACCACTCCAGCAAGGCTTATTCGGACATTGCGAACTCTTTAGGCACTGCCCGAACCGGGGACTTCCCACGTAACGTGTGGCACACCCAATGGAAAGCGAGGCAGGTACGCATGTCCGAGCAGACCCCGCTCGAGCCGGCCGGGAGCGACCCTTCCGTGCGCTCCGAAGGCGGCGACCCCTTCGCCCTCTCGGAGAGCGACCCCTTCGGGCCGCACAATCTTCCGTACGGCGTGTTCTCCCCCGCCGGTGACGCCGAGCGCAGGGTCGGCGTACGACTCGGCGATCATGTCCTCGACGCGGGCGCCGCGGCCGCCGCGCTCGGTTCGCCCTATGTCTCGCTGCTCGCACGGCCCACGCTGAACCCGCTGCTCGCAGCGGGCCGCACCGCCTGGTCCGACGTCCGGCGCGCGATCACGGCATGGGTGACGATCCCGGCCCACCGCGAGGTGGTCCGTCCACTCCTTCACCCGCTGTCCGAGGTGACGCTGCACCTCCCCTTCGAGGTCGCGGACTATGTGGACTTCTACGCCTCCGAGCACCACGCGACGCATCTGGGCAAGATCTTCCGCCCGGACTCGCCGACGCCGCTGACCCCGAACTGGAAGCACCTGCCGATCGGTTACCACGGCCGGTCAGGCACCGTTGTGGTCTCCGGGACTGAAGTGGTACGTCCGACGGGGCAGCGCAAGGCGCCCGCCGACACGGCCCCCGTCTTCGGCCCCTCGGTCCGGCTCGACATCGAGGCGGAGGTCGGCTTCGTCGTCGGTACGCCGTCGCAGCTCGGCACGCCGGTGCCGCTCGCGGACTTCCGTGAGCATGTCTTCGGCCTCACGCTCCTCAACGACTGGTCGGCGCGTGACATCCAGGCCTGGGAGTACGTCCCGCTCGGGCCGTTCCTCGGCAAGTCCTTCTGCACCTCCGTCTCGGCGTGGATCACCCCGCTGGAGGCGCTGGACGCGGCGCGCGTCACCCCGCCCGCGCGGACGCACGAGCTCCTCCCCTATCTGGACGACTCGGCGGAGTCCGCCGCGGACGAGCCGGGCGGCTACGACCTGCGGATCACCGTGACCCTGAACGGCCACGTCATCTCCGAGCCGCCCTTCTCCACCGTCTACTGGACGGCCGCCCAGCAGCTGGCCCACATGACGGTGAACGGCGCGTCCCTGCGCACCGGTGACCTCTACGGCTCGGGCACCGTCTCCGGCCCCTCGGAGGGGCAGTACGGCTCCCTCATCGAGATCACCTGGAACGGCCGTGACCCGCTTGTCCTGCCGGACGGGAAGCGGACGTTCCTGGAGGACGGGGATGAGGTCACTCTGAGTGCGTGGGCCCCTGGTCCGGACGGGATCCGGGTGGGCCTCGGCGAGGTTTCTGGCAGGGTCGCCTCAGCACGATGAGTCCGGCAGGGGCCGGGGAGCGTCTACAGCACCGTCGTGGCTGGTCGCGCAGTTCCCCGCGCCCCTTACGGGGCGCGGCTCGGCCCCTCAGAAGTCGTCCGGCGGCTCCGGCCACTCCTCCTCCGGGGTCTCCGGCGGAGTAGTGGCCGTCCCGTCCAGTTCCGCCAGTACCCCCAGTACACCCTCCCCGTACGTCGCCAGCTTCTTCTCGCCGAGGCCGCTGATGCCGCCAAGGTCCGCCAGGGACGAGGGCCGCAGCGTGGCGATCTCCCGCAGCGTGGCGTCGTGGAAGATCACGTACGCCGGGAGGCCGAGCTCCTTGGCCTGTGCCCCGCGCCATGCCCGCAGCGCCTCGAACACCGGGACCGCTTCCTGAGGCAGCTCGGCCACGGCGGCCGCCGTCTTCGCCTTCCGCTCCCCCTTCGAGGCCCGGGCGGCAGCCGCGCGCTTGGGCTCCTTGCGCAACCGCACCTCCCGCTCCCGGCCAAGGACTGTTCCGCTCTCCTCGGTCAGGACCAGCGTGCCGTACTCCCCCTCGACCGCGATAAGACCCTGGGCCAGCAACTGCCGCACCACGCCCCGCCATTCGGCCTCCGCGAGCTCCTCGCCGATGCCGAAGACCGAGAGCTGGTCGTGGTCGAACTGGATGACCTTGGCGGTCTTCTTGCCGAGCAGGATGTCGATGATCTGGCCCGCGCCGAACTTCTGCCCGCGCTCGCGCTGGAGCCGTACGACCGTCGACAGGACCTTCTGCGCCGCGACCGTGCCGTCCCAGGTCTCCGGAGGCGTGAGGCACGTGTCGCAGTTGCCGCAGGACTGGCCCTCCGCCTCCTGGCCGAAGTACGTGAGGAGCTGGGCCCTGCGGCACTGCGCGGTCTCGCACAGCGCCAGCATCGAGTCCAGGTGCGAGGCGGCCCGGCGGCGGAATGCCTCGTCGCCCTCGCCGCCCTGGATCAGCTTCCGCTGCTGGACGACGTCCTGCAGGCCGTACGCCATCCAGGCCGTGGAGGGCAGCCCGTCACGTCCCGCGCGGCCCGTTTCCTGGTAGTAGCCCTCGACCGACTTCGGCAGGTCGAGGTGGGCGACGAACCGGACGTCCGGCTTGTCGATGCCCATGCCGAAGGCGATCGTGGCGCAGACGACCAGGCCCTCCTCCCGGAGGAAGCGGGACTGGTGGGCGGCGCGCGTCCCACCGTCCAGACCCGCGTGGTACGGCACCGCCTCGATGCCGTTCTTGCAGAGGAACTCCGCTGTCTTCTCGACCGAGTTGCGCGACAGGCAGTACACGATGCCCGCGTCCCCCGCGTGCTCCTCCTTCAGGAAGGACAGGAGCTGCTTCTTCGGCTCGGCCTTCGGCACGACGCGGTACTGGATGTTGGGCCGGTCGAAGCTCGCCACGAAGTGCTTGGCGTCCGGCATGCCGAGCCGCTCGGTGATCTCCCGGTGCGTGGCGTGCGTCGCCGTCGCCGTCAGGGCGATGCGCGGCACGTCCGGCCAGCGCTCGCCGAGGAGGGAGAGGGCCAGATAGTCGGGGCGGAAGTCGTGGCCCCACTGGGCGACGCAGTGCGCCTCGTCGATCGCGAAGACGGAGATCTTGGCGCGCGAGAGCAGGTCGAGGGTCGACTCCAGGCGCAGCCGCTCCGGCGCCAGGTACAGCACGTCGAGCTCCCCCGCGAGGAACTCGGCCTCCATCACGCGCCGCTCGTCGAAGTCCTGTGTGGAGTTGATGAACCCGGCCCGCACGCCGAGCGCCCGCAGCGCGTCCACCTGGTCCTGCATGAGCGCGATGAGGGGCGAGACGACCACGCCCGTGCCGGATCTGACCAGGGCCGGGATCTGATAGCAGAGCGACTTGCCGCCGCCGGTGGGCATCAGCACGACGGAGTCCCCGCCCGCGATCACATGCTCGATGATCGCTTCCTGCTCGCCGCGGAACGCGTCGTACCCGAAGACGCGGTGCAGCGTCCGCAACGCGTCACTGTCCGCCACCGCGCTCGGTACGGTCACCTCGCTCATGCCACTGATCCCATCCATCGCCCTGCCCCCGTACGTCGCGCTTCGACCACTGCCTCCACGATAGGGCTCAGGACCGACAGCTCTGGAAGTTATCCACAGGCCCGGCCCTCCAGACGCCACCGCCCGGCACCCCAGTCGAACAGGGTGCCGGGCGGCGTACGAACGGAGACGGAGACCGAGAGGGAGTCGGTCAGCGGACGAAGACCCCCGCCTGGTTCGCCAGATCCAGGAAGTACTGCGGGGCCACACCGAGGACGACCGTCACCGCGACACCCACACCGATCGCGGTCATCGTCAGCGGCGAGGGCACGGCGACGGTCGGGCCGTCCGCCTTCGGCTCGCTGAAGAACATGAGCACGATCACACGGATGTAGAAGAACGCGGCGATCGCGGACGAGATCACACCGACCACGACCAGCGCGCCCGCGCCGCCCTCGGCCGCCGCCTTGAAGACCGCGAACTTCCCGGAGAACCCGGAGGTCAGCGGGATGCCGGCGAAGGCGAGCAGGAAGACCGCGAAGACCGCCGCGACCAGCGGCGACCTGCGGCCGAGCCCCGCCCACTTGGACAGGTGCGTGGCCTCGCCGCCCGCGTCCCGCACCAGCGTGACCACCGCGAACGCGCCGATCGTCACGAAGGAGTAGGCCCCCAGATAGAAGAGGACCGACGAGATGCCGTCCGGGGTCATGGCGATGACACCGGCGAGGATGAAGCCCGCGTGCGCGATCGACGAGTACGCGAGGAGCCGCTTGATGTCGGTCTGGGTGATCGCGACGATCGCACCGGCCAGCATCGTGAGGATCACGACGCCCCACATCACGGGCCGCCAGTCCCAGCGCAGGCCCGGCAGGACCACGTAGAGCAGCCGTAGGAGCGCGCCGAAGGCGGCCACCTTCGTCGCCGCCGCCATGAAGCCGGTCACCGGGGTCGGAGCGCCCTGGTAGACGTCCGGGGTCCACATGTGGAACGGCACCGCGCCGACCTTGAAGAGCAGACCCATGACGATCATCGCGGCGCCGATCAGGAGCAGCGCGTCGTTGCCCATGGTGTCGGCGAGCGCCGGGTTGACCGTCTCGATGCTGCCGTCGACGACCTTCGCGATGGTGCCGTACGACACCGAGCCCGCGTACCCGTAGAGCAGCGCGATCCCGAAGAGCATGAAGGCGGAGGAGAAGGCGCCGAGCAGGAAGTACTTGACGGCGGCTTCCTGCGACATCAGACGCTTGCGGCGGGCGAGCGCGCACAGCAGGTAGAGCGGCAGCGAGAAGACCTCAAGAGCGATGAAGAGCGTCAGGAGGTCGTTCGCCGACGGGAAGACGAGCATCCCGCCGATCGCGAAGAGCGCCAGCGGGAACACCTCGGTGGTGGCGAACCCGGCCTTCGTGGCGGCCTTTTCACCCTCGCTGCCCGGCACGGCGCCGGCCTGCGCGACGAACGAGTCGACGCGATTGCCGTGCGCCAGCGGGTCGAGCCGCCGCTCGGCGAAGGTGAAGATCGCGACGAGTCCGGCGAGGAGGATCGTGCCCTGCAGGAAGAGCGCGGGTCCGTCGACGGCGATGGCGCCCATCGCGGCGATGTGCGCCTTCGTCGTGCCGTATCCGGTGGCCGCGAGCCCGACGACCGCGGCGAAGGCCGCGGTGAGGGCGACCACGGCCACGAACACCTGGACGTAGTAGCGGGACTTACGCGGTACGAAGGCCTCGATGAGGATCCCGAGGACCGCCGCGCCGATGACGATCAACGTCGGTGACAGCTGTGCGTACTCGATCGTGGGAGTGTCGATCTTGTCGATCGTGTCCTGGGGCGCCGCGGCCGACGCCATTGTCCACAGGCTGTGGACAGCCGATGCGCTCACTTGGCCGCCTCCACGTCGGGCTTCGGGTCCTTCTGCTGTACGTCGGACATGGTGTGCTCGACCGCCGGGTTCACCAGCTCGGTGAGCGGCTTCGGGTAGACGCCGAGGCCGATCAGGAGCGCGATCAGCGGGGCGACGACGACCAGTTCCCGCACCCGCAGGTCGGGCATGGACGAGACCTCGGGCTTCACGGGGCCCGTCATCGTCCGCTGGTACAGGACGAGGGTGTAGAGCGCGGCGAGCACGATGCCGAAGGTCGCGATGATCCCGGCCACCGGATAGCGCGCGAACGCGCCGACCAGGACCAGGAACTCACTCACGAACGGGGCGAGCCCCGGCAGCGAGAGCGTCGCGAGACCGCCGATCAGGAACGTGCCAGCGAGCACCGGGGCGACCTTCTGCACCCCTCCGTAGTCCGCGATGAGCCGCGAACCGCGCCGCGAGATCAGGAAGCCGGCCACCAGCATCAGCGCGGCGGTCGAGATGCCGTGGTTGACCATGTAGAGCGTCGCGCCGGACTGGCCCTGCGAGGTCATCGCGAAGATGCCGAGAATGATGAACCCGAAGTGCGAGATCGACGCGTACGCCACCAGGCGCTTGATGTCGCGCTGGCCGACGGCGAGCAGCGCGCCGTAGACGATGCTGATCAGCGCGAGTACGACGATGACCGGCGTCGCCCACTTGCTCGCCTCGGGGAAGAGCCCGAGGCAGAACCGCAGCATCGCGAACGTGCCGACCTTGTCGACGACGGCCGTGATCAGTACGGCGACCGGGGCCGTGGCCTCGCCCATCGCGTTCGGCAGCCAGGTGTGCAGCGGCCACAGCGGCGCCTTCACCGCGAAGGCGAAGAAGAAGCCGAGGAAGAGCCACCGCTCGGTGCTGGTCGCCATGTCCAGCGTGCCGTTGGCCCGCGCCTCGGCGATCTCCTGGAGCGAGAAGTTCCCCGCCACCACGTAGAGCCCGATCACGGCGGCCAGCATGATCAGGCCGCCGACCAGGTTGTAGAGAAGGAACTTCACGGCCGCGTACGAGCGTTGCGCCGATGCCTTCTCGTCGCTGCCCGCGTGGGCGCGGTCTCCGAAGCCGCCGATGAGGAAGTACATCGGGATGAGCATGGCTTCGAAGAAGATGTAGAAGAGGAAGACGTCGGTGGCCTCGAAGGAGATGATCACCATCGCCTCGACGGCGAGGATCAGGGCGAAGAAACCCTGAGTCGGCCGCCAGCGCGAGGACTTGGTCTCCAGGGGATCGGCGTCGTGCCAGCCCGCCAGGATGATGAAGGGGATCAGGAGCGCGGTGAGCGCGATGAGCGCAACACCGATGCCGTCCACCCCGAGTTCGTACCGCACCCCGAAGTCCGCGATCCAGGAACGGGATTCGGTGAGTTGATAGCGGTCCCCATCCGGGTCAAACCGCACGAGGACGGTCACGGCGAGCGCGAGCGTCGCGAGCGAGACGAGCAGCGCGAGCCACTTGGCGGCGCTCCGCCGGGCGGCCGGGACGGCTGCCGTGGCGATCGCGCCGACCGCGGGCAGGGCCGCCGTCGCTGTCAGCAGAGGAAAGGACATCGGTATCAGACCGCCCTCATCAGCAGGGTCGCGGCGATGAGTACCGCAGCGCCGCCGAACATCGAGACCGCGTAGGAGCGGGCGTAGCCGTTCTGCAGTTTGCGCAGCCGCCCGGAGAGCCCGCCGACCGAGGCCGCCGTGCCGTTGACGACTCCGTCGACCAGGGTGTGGTCGACGTAGACCAGGGACCGCGTGAGGTGCTCGCCACCACGCACCAGGACCACGTGGTTGAAGTCGTCCTGGAGGAGATCGCGGCGGGCGGCTCGGGTGAGCAGCGAGCCGCGCGGGGCGGTGACCGGGACCGGCCGGCGTCCGTACTGGACGTAGGCGAAGGTCACACCGATGACCAGGACGACCATCGTGGCGCCCGTGACCGTCGTGGCGCTGAGCGGCGAGTCGCCGTGGGCGTGGTGGGTGACCGGCTCCAGCCAGTGCATGAAGCGGTCGCCGATGCTGAAGAACCCGCCCGCGAAGACCGACCCGAAGGCCAGCAGGATCATCGGGATCGTCATCGACTTGGGCGACTCGTGCGGGTGCGGCTCCTTGCCTTCCGCATCCGGCTGCCACCGCTTCTCTCCGAAGAAGGTCATCAGCATCACGCGTGTCATGTAGTACGCGGTGATGGCCGCGCCCAGGAGCGCCACCGAGCCGAGGATCCAGCCCTCCGTGCCGCCCTTGGCGAACGCCGCCTCGATGATCTTGTCCTTGGAGAAGAAGCCGGACAGACCGGGGAAGCCGATGATCGCGAGGTAGCCGAGACCGAAGGTCACGAAGGTGACCGGCATGTACTTGCGCAGGCCGCCGTACTTCCTCATGTCGACCTCGTCGTTCATGCCGTGCATGACCGAACCGGCCCCGAGGAAGAGCCCGGCCTTGAAGAAGCCGTGCGTCACCAGGTGCATGATCGCGAAGACGTAGCCGATGGGGCCGAGGCCCGCGGCCAGGATCATGTAGCCGATCTGGGACATCGTCGACCCGGCGAGGGCCTTCTTGATGTCGTCCTTCGCGCAACCGACGATCGCACCGAAGAGGAGCGTGACCGCGCCCACGACGGTGACGACGAGCTGGGCGTCCGGCGCGGCGTTGAAGATCTCTCCGGAGCGGACGATCAAGTACACGCCCGCGGTCACCATCGTCGCCGCGTGGATCAGGGCCGAGACCGGGGTCGGGCCCTCCATCGCGTCGCCGAGCCAGGACTGCAGCGGCACCTGGGCGGACTTGCCGCACGCGGCGAGCAGCAGCATCAGGCCGATGGCGGTGAGCTTGCCCTCGCTGGTCTCACCCGTCGACTCCAGGACAGGACCGAAGGCGAACGTCCCGAAGGTGGTGAACATCAGCATGATCGCGATCGACAGGCCCATGTCGCCGACCCGGTTGACCAGGAAGGCCTTCTTGGCGGCGGTGGCCGCGCTGGGCTTGTGCTGCCAGAAGCCGATCAGGAGGTACGAGGCGAGGCCGACGCCCTCCCATCCGACGTACAGGAGCAGGTAGTTGTCGGCGAGGACCAGGAGGAGCATCGCCGCGAGGAACAGGTTCAGATAGCCGAAGAAGCGGCGGCGCCGCTCGTCGTGCTCCATGTACCCGATGGAGTAGATGTGGATCAGCGTGCCCACACCGGTGATCAGCAGGACGAACGTCATCGACAGCTGGTCGAGCTGGAAGGCGACGTCCGCCTGGAAGCCCTCCACGGGGATCCAGGCGAACAGGTGCTGCGACAGGGAGCGCTCCTCGGCGCCCTTGCCCAGCATGTCGGTGAAGAGCAGCACGCCGACGACGAAGGAGGCGGCCGCGAGCAGCGTGCCGAGCCAGTGGCCCACACGGTCCAACCGCCGCCCGCCGCACAGCAGTACGGCCGCTCCGAGCAGAGGCGCCGCTACCAGCAGCGCGATCAGGTTCTCCACTTTTCAGCGACCCCTTACAGCTTCATCAGGCTGGCGTCGTCGACCGAGGCCGAGTGGCGGGAGCGGAACAGCGACACGATGATCGCCAGGCCGACCACGACCTCCGCGGCGGCGACGACCATCGTGAAGAAGGCGATGATCTGGCCGTCGAGATTGCCGTGCAGCCGGGAGAAGGCGACGAAGGCGAGGTTGCACGCGTTGAGCATCAGCTCGATACACATGAACACCACGATCGCGTTCCGCCTGATCAGCACGCCGGTGGCGCCGATCGCGAACAACAGCGCCGCGAGATACAGGTAGTTGACCGGATTCACTTCGACGCCTCCTCGGCCTCGGGCGACCGCTCCAGGCGCTCCGTGGAACGCTGCTCGAGCGCCCGCAGATCGGCGATCGCCTCGTCCGACACATCACGGATCTGGCCGCGCTCGCGCAGCGTCTTGTTGACCGTGAGCTCCGACGGAGTGCCGTCCGGGAGCAGGCCCGCGATGTCCACGGCGTTGTGCCGTGCGTAGACACCCGGGGCGGGCAGCGGCGGCACGTGGCTGGAGCGCACGCGCTCCTCGGACATCTCGCGCTGCGTCTTGGCGCGCTCCGTGCGCTCGCGGTGGGTGAGCACCATCGCGCCGACGGTGGCGGTGATCAGCAGCGCGCCGGTGATCTCGAAGGCGAAGACGTACTTCGTGAAGATGAGCTCGGCGAGCCCCTCCACGTTGCCGCCCGCGTTCGCCTTGGAGAGTCCGGCGAACTCGTTCACCGAAGCGTTCCCGATCCCCGCGAACAGCAGGATCGCGAAGCCGAAGCCGCACAGGCCGGCCAGCCAGCGCTGGCCCTTGATGGTCTCCTTCAGGGAGTCGGCGGCGGTGACGCCGACGAGCATGACCACGAAGAGGAAGAGCATCATGATCGCGCCGGTGTAGACGACGACCTGGACGATGCCCAGGAAGTACGCGCCGTTGGCGA encodes:
- a CDS encoding ATP-grasp domain-containing protein yields the protein MARTNDSVPVAADRDVPGLIVKFGNYPLHHGGVGAIRSLGRLGVPMYAITEDRYTPAAVSRHLTGAFPWPTTGAEEPERLVDGLLRVARRIGRPTVLIPTDEEAAVLIAEHQQPLGDAGFLFPRVEPELPRRLASKQGLHELCVEHGIASPAAAFPESLGDIEEFAAAAAFPVVAKNREAFTRRTRPAVNGTTRIETPDGLLSLARDWGARPGVILQEYLPREQAEDWIVHAYFDADSTPLAMFTGVKVRSWPPHAGMTANAYVVDNPELADLAARFIKQIGFTGIIDLDLRFDRRDGQYKLLDFNPRMGAQFRLFESESGIDVVRAMHLHLTGRSVPEGEQRAGHRYVVENIDLPALLAYRRSGYTTPHAPARASGTELAWLAADDMKPFFTMLARFVRPGAKHLYQLWRTNRRGSTTS
- the fahA gene encoding fumarylacetoacetase, which translates into the protein MSEQTPLEPAGSDPSVRSEGGDPFALSESDPFGPHNLPYGVFSPAGDAERRVGVRLGDHVLDAGAAAAALGSPYVSLLARPTLNPLLAAGRTAWSDVRRAITAWVTIPAHREVVRPLLHPLSEVTLHLPFEVADYVDFYASEHHATHLGKIFRPDSPTPLTPNWKHLPIGYHGRSGTVVVSGTEVVRPTGQRKAPADTAPVFGPSVRLDIEAEVGFVVGTPSQLGTPVPLADFREHVFGLTLLNDWSARDIQAWEYVPLGPFLGKSFCTSVSAWITPLEALDAARVTPPARTHELLPYLDDSAESAADEPGGYDLRITVTLNGHVISEPPFSTVYWTAAQQLAHMTVNGASLRTGDLYGSGTVSGPSEGQYGSLIEITWNGRDPLVLPDGKRTFLEDGDEVTLSAWAPGPDGIRVGLGEVSGRVASAR
- the recQ gene encoding DNA helicase RecQ, producing MSEVTVPSAVADSDALRTLHRVFGYDAFRGEQEAIIEHVIAGGDSVVLMPTGGGKSLCYQIPALVRSGTGVVVSPLIALMQDQVDALRALGVRAGFINSTQDFDERRVMEAEFLAGELDVLYLAPERLRLESTLDLLSRAKISVFAIDEAHCVAQWGHDFRPDYLALSLLGERWPDVPRIALTATATHATHREITERLGMPDAKHFVASFDRPNIQYRVVPKAEPKKQLLSFLKEEHAGDAGIVYCLSRNSVEKTAEFLCKNGIEAVPYHAGLDGGTRAAHQSRFLREEGLVVCATIAFGMGIDKPDVRFVAHLDLPKSVEGYYQETGRAGRDGLPSTAWMAYGLQDVVQQRKLIQGGEGDEAFRRRAASHLDSMLALCETAQCRRAQLLTYFGQEAEGQSCGNCDTCLTPPETWDGTVAAQKVLSTVVRLQRERGQKFGAGQIIDILLGKKTAKVIQFDHDQLSVFGIGEELAEAEWRGVVRQLLAQGLIAVEGEYGTLVLTEESGTVLGREREVRLRKEPKRAAAARASKGERKAKTAAAVAELPQEAVPVFEALRAWRGAQAKELGLPAYVIFHDATLREIATLRPSSLADLGGISGLGEKKLATYGEGVLGVLAELDGTATTPPETPEEEWPEPPDDF
- the nuoN gene encoding NADH-quinone oxidoreductase subunit NuoN, whose translation is MSASAVHSLWTMASAAAPQDTIDKIDTPTIEYAQLSPTLIVIGAAVLGILIEAFVPRKSRYYVQVFVAVVALTAAFAAVVGLAATGYGTTKAHIAAMGAIAVDGPALFLQGTILLAGLVAIFTFAERRLDPLAHGNRVDSFVAQAGAVPGSEGEKAATKAGFATTEVFPLALFAIGGMLVFPSANDLLTLFIALEVFSLPLYLLCALARRKRLMSQEAAVKYFLLGAFSSAFMLFGIALLYGYAGSVSYGTIAKVVDGSIETVNPALADTMGNDALLLIGAAMIVMGLLFKVGAVPFHMWTPDVYQGAPTPVTGFMAAATKVAAFGALLRLLYVVLPGLRWDWRPVMWGVVILTMLAGAIVAITQTDIKRLLAYSSIAHAGFILAGVIAMTPDGISSVLFYLGAYSFVTIGAFAVVTLVRDAGGEATHLSKWAGLGRRSPLVAAVFAVFLLAFAGIPLTSGFSGKFAVFKAAAEGGAGALVVVGVISSAIAAFFYIRVIVLMFFSEPKADGPTVAVPSPLTMTAIGVGVAVTVVLGVAPQYFLDLANQAGVFVR
- a CDS encoding NADH-quinone oxidoreductase subunit M, giving the protein MSFPLLTATAALPAVGAIATAAVPAARRSAAKWLALLVSLATLALAVTVLVRFDPDGDRYQLTESRSWIADFGVRYELGVDGIGVALIALTALLIPFIILAGWHDADPLETKSSRWRPTQGFFALILAVEAMVIISFEATDVFLFYIFFEAMLIPMYFLIGGFGDRAHAGSDEKASAQRSYAAVKFLLYNLVGGLIMLAAVIGLYVVAGNFSLQEIAEARANGTLDMATSTERWLFLGFFFAFAVKAPLWPLHTWLPNAMGEATAPVAVLITAVVDKVGTFAMLRFCLGLFPEASKWATPVIVVLALISIVYGALLAVGQRDIKRLVAYASISHFGFIILGIFAMTSQGQSGATLYMVNHGISTAALMLVAGFLISRRGSRLIADYGGVQKVAPVLAGTFLIGGLATLSLPGLAPFVSEFLVLVGAFARYPVAGIIATFGIVLAALYTLVLYQRTMTGPVKPEVSSMPDLRVRELVVVAPLIALLIGLGVYPKPLTELVNPAVEHTMSDVQQKDPKPDVEAAK
- the nuoL gene encoding NADH-quinone oxidoreductase subunit L, with product MENLIALLVAAPLLGAAVLLCGGRRLDRVGHWLGTLLAAASFVVGVLLFTDMLGKGAEERSLSQHLFAWIPVEGFQADVAFQLDQLSMTFVLLITGVGTLIHIYSIGYMEHDERRRRFFGYLNLFLAAMLLLVLADNYLLLYVGWEGVGLASYLLIGFWQHKPSAATAAKKAFLVNRVGDMGLSIAIMLMFTTFGTFAFGPVLESTGETSEGKLTAIGLMLLLAACGKSAQVPLQSWLGDAMEGPTPVSALIHAATMVTAGVYLIVRSGEIFNAAPDAQLVVTVVGAVTLLFGAIVGCAKDDIKKALAGSTMSQIGYMILAAGLGPIGYVFAIMHLVTHGFFKAGLFLGAGSVMHGMNDEVDMRKYGGLRKYMPVTFVTFGLGYLAIIGFPGLSGFFSKDKIIEAAFAKGGTEGWILGSVALLGAAITAYYMTRVMLMTFFGEKRWQPDAEGKEPHPHESPKSMTIPMILLAFGSVFAGGFFSIGDRFMHWLEPVTHHAHGDSPLSATTVTGATMVVLVIGVTFAYVQYGRRPVPVTAPRGSLLTRAARRDLLQDDFNHVVLVRGGEHLTRSLVYVDHTLVDGVVNGTAASVGGLSGRLRKLQNGYARSYAVSMFGGAAVLIAATLLMRAV
- the nuoK gene encoding NADH-quinone oxidoreductase subunit NuoK, which translates into the protein MNPVNYLYLAALLFAIGATGVLIRRNAIVVFMCIELMLNACNLAFVAFSRLHGNLDGQIIAFFTMVVAAAEVVVGLAIIVSLFRSRHSASVDDASLMKL
- a CDS encoding NADH-quinone oxidoreductase subunit J, with product MSELAAYTTSTGEAVQFWVLGTVAVIGALCTILMKKSVHSALCLAGTMIVLAVFYLANGAYFLGIVQVVVYTGAIMMLFLFVVMLVGVTAADSLKETIKGQRWLAGLCGFGFAILLFAGIGNASVNEFAGLSKANAGGNVEGLAELIFTKYVFAFEITGALLITATVGAMVLTHRERTERAKTQREMSEERVRSSHVPPLPAPGVYARHNAVDIAGLLPDGTPSELTVNKTLRERGQIRDVSDEAIADLRALEQRSTERLERSPEAEEASK